Proteins found in one Rhodobacteraceae bacterium D3-12 genomic segment:
- the phaC gene encoding class I poly(R)-hydroxyalkanoic acid synthase, with amino-acid sequence MTTKDSIAPETLDRMNENLARVEALSQRLINVMSHRKPPNAQLNGPDQELFVRAAGAYWQEWMQNPAKIFEHQLEYWGKTVSHFMEAQSQFMKGEIAAPEDDGPEDIRFANPLWKTNPYFNFVKRQYQQNAEAIRQAVEDVDDLEETDRRRLKFFSTQIIDMMAPTNFLGTNPDALERAVETEGESLVQGLENLVADLERNDGEMLVRLADEDAFELGRNVATTEGEVIFRNRMMELIQYSPQTDEVHATPLIIFPPWINKFYILDLKPQNSLIKWIVEQGYTLFVVSWVNPGSAYRDVGMEAYVEEGMLEAIRVVKEITGEKQVNTVGYCIAGTTLNMTLALLNKRGDKSVKSATFFTALTDFSDQGEFVPFLQDDFINGIVEEVDEVGVLRSFIMSRTMSFLRSNDLVYKPAIKSYMLGETPPAFDLLFWNGDSTNLPGRMTREYLQWLCQHNKFCDGGLQILDQKVHISDVDVPFCAVTCETDHIAAWKDCYRGMRQAGSKQKLFILSQSGHIAGIVNPPSKKKYGHYTNGDTDQDHAAWYEGATFHEGSWWPRWESWLRKRSGKMIPARVPGDSGYTPLAPAPVGTYVVAKPLLDLQ; translated from the coding sequence ATGACAACAAAAGACAGCATAGCCCCGGAAACCTTGGACCGGATGAACGAAAACCTGGCGCGGGTTGAGGCGCTGTCGCAACGATTAATCAACGTGATGAGTCATCGAAAACCGCCCAATGCACAGTTGAACGGGCCGGATCAGGAGCTGTTCGTGCGTGCCGCGGGTGCCTATTGGCAAGAGTGGATGCAGAATCCGGCGAAGATTTTCGAGCATCAGCTGGAATACTGGGGTAAAACGGTCAGTCACTTCATGGAAGCGCAGAGCCAGTTCATGAAGGGTGAAATTGCCGCACCCGAAGATGACGGGCCGGAAGATATCCGTTTTGCCAACCCATTGTGGAAAACCAACCCCTATTTCAACTTCGTCAAGCGCCAGTACCAGCAGAACGCCGAGGCGATTCGTCAGGCGGTGGAGGATGTCGATGACCTTGAAGAGACCGACCGCAGGCGGTTGAAGTTCTTTTCGACGCAGATCATCGACATGATGGCGCCGACCAATTTCCTTGGCACCAACCCTGATGCGTTGGAGCGGGCGGTGGAGACCGAGGGCGAGTCTCTTGTGCAGGGGTTGGAAAACCTTGTTGCCGATCTTGAGCGGAACGACGGCGAAATGTTGGTGCGGCTGGCGGATGAGGATGCTTTCGAGTTGGGCCGGAACGTGGCGACCACCGAGGGCGAGGTGATCTTTCGCAACCGGATGATGGAGCTGATCCAGTATAGTCCGCAGACCGACGAGGTGCATGCCACGCCGCTGATCATCTTTCCGCCGTGGATCAACAAGTTTTATATCCTTGACCTGAAGCCGCAAAATTCGCTGATCAAGTGGATTGTCGAGCAGGGGTATACGTTGTTTGTGGTCTCGTGGGTCAATCCGGGGTCGGCCTATCGCGATGTCGGCATGGAGGCCTATGTCGAGGAGGGGATGCTGGAAGCGATCCGGGTGGTGAAGGAGATCACCGGCGAGAAACAGGTCAACACCGTTGGCTATTGTATTGCGGGCACGACGCTGAACATGACGCTGGCGCTGTTGAACAAGCGCGGCGACAAGTCGGTGAAGTCGGCCACCTTCTTTACCGCGCTCACCGATTTTTCCGATCAGGGGGAGTTCGTGCCCTTCCTGCAGGATGATTTCATCAACGGGATTGTCGAGGAGGTCGACGAGGTTGGTGTGCTGCGCAGTTTTATCATGTCGCGCACGATGTCGTTCCTGCGATCCAATGATCTTGTCTACAAACCGGCGATCAAGAGCTACATGCTGGGCGAGACGCCGCCGGCGTTTGATTTGCTGTTCTGGAATGGCGACAGCACCAATTTGCCGGGGCGGATGACGCGCGAGTATCTGCAATGGCTGTGCCAGCACAACAAGTTCTGTGATGGCGGGCTGCAAATCCTAGATCAAAAGGTGCATATCAGCGATGTCGATGTGCCGTTCTGCGCCGTCACCTGCGAGACCGATCATATTGCCGCGTGGAAGGATTGCTATCGCGGGATGCGGCAGGCGGGATCGAAACAGAAGCTGTTTATCCTGTCACAGTCGGGCCATATCGCCGGGATCGTTAATCCGCCGTCCAAGAAGAAGTACGGCCATTATACGAATGGTGACACGGATCAGGATCACGCCGCATGGTATGAAGGTGCAACCTTTCACGAAGGGTCATGGTGGCCACGCTGGGAAAGCTGGCTGCGCAAGCGTTCGGGCAAGATGATCCCGGCGCGCGTACCGGGCGATTCGGGCTATACACCGCTTGCTCCGGCGCCGGTAGGGACCTATGTGGTGGCGAAACCTTTGCTTGATTTACAGTAG
- the phaR gene encoding polyhydroxyalkanoate synthesis repressor PhaR gives MATSDKPLLIKRYASRRLYNTETSDYVTLDDIAGFIRDGREVQIVDLKTGDDLTRQYLLQIIAEHESRGENVLPVSVLNDLVRSYTTQATSVVPQFLAASFEMLRDGQSKMMENIGSMNPMAKMPGMEAMQAQQDAFIKAMTGAWTAAPSATSSPKKDDKEEGGEELDAIKQQLADLQSKLSKFGK, from the coding sequence GTGGCCACGAGTGACAAACCGCTTCTTATCAAGCGCTACGCGAGCCGTAGGCTCTATAATACCGAGACCAGTGATTATGTGACGCTTGACGATATCGCCGGGTTCATCCGCGATGGGCGTGAAGTTCAGATTGTCGATTTGAAGACCGGCGATGACCTGACGCGGCAGTATCTTTTGCAGATCATCGCAGAGCATGAAAGCCGGGGCGAGAACGTGCTGCCGGTATCGGTTCTGAACGATCTGGTGCGCAGCTATACGACGCAGGCAACCAGCGTGGTGCCACAGTTTCTGGCGGCCAGTTTCGAGATGCTGCGCGACGGGCAATCCAAGATGATGGAGAACATCGGGTCGATGAACCCGATGGCCAAGATGCCGGGCATGGAAGCGATGCAAGCGCAGCAGGACGCCTTTATCAAGGCGATGACCGGCGCGTGGACAGCCGCACCGTCGGCAACCAGCAGCCCAAAGAAAGACGACAAGGAAGAGGGTGGCGAAGAGCTTGATGCGATCAAGCAGCAGCTTGCCGATCTTCAGTCGAAGCTTTCTAAGTTCGGCAAGTAA
- a CDS encoding DsbA family protein encodes MNFSKLTLPAVACVALASGGALLMGAGPSWGESQSGAVKTEAPAADAKKPEAGDKKAEAAAPAPVETPKTDWTPDDITEMVLGNPDAPVTVTEYASFTCPHCASFHQNQFKELKRDYIDTGKVKLVYRDVYFDRIGLWAAMVARCDTDKFFGIADLIYSKKDEWLNSRDPVVLAANLRKLGVVAGLAPEKVDACMQDASKAKALYDWFEINANKDQIESTPSLLINGKLHSNMAYGELKDLIEAELGS; translated from the coding sequence ATGAACTTTAGCAAACTCACTCTTCCTGCCGTCGCCTGTGTTGCGCTTGCCAGCGGTGGTGCGCTGTTGATGGGGGCAGGGCCGTCTTGGGGCGAAAGCCAAAGTGGGGCGGTGAAGACCGAGGCTCCGGCGGCTGATGCGAAAAAGCCCGAGGCCGGTGACAAGAAGGCCGAAGCGGCGGCTCCGGCGCCTGTTGAAACGCCAAAGACCGATTGGACGCCCGACGACATCACCGAGATGGTTTTGGGCAACCCGGATGCGCCGGTAACGGTGACGGAATATGCGTCATTTACCTGCCCGCATTGTGCGAGTTTTCACCAAAATCAGTTCAAAGAACTGAAGCGGGATTACATCGACACGGGCAAGGTCAAGCTTGTTTACCGCGACGTTTACTTTGACCGGATTGGTCTTTGGGCGGCGATGGTGGCGCGTTGCGACACGGACAAGTTTTTTGGCATTGCGGACCTGATCTATTCCAAGAAAGATGAGTGGCTGAACTCGCGCGATCCGGTGGTTTTGGCCGCGAACCTGCGCAAGTTGGGCGTGGTTGCGGGGCTGGCGCCGGAGAAGGTGGATGCCTGTATGCAGGATGCCAGTAAGGCGAAAGCGCTTTATGACTGGTTCGAAATCAATGCGAACAAGGATCAGATCGAGTCGACGCCGAGCCTTTTGATCAATGGCAAGCTCCATTCCAACATGGCTTATGGCGAGCTTAAGGATTTGATCGAAGCAGAGTTGGGAAGCTGA
- a CDS encoding DUF721 domain-containing protein: protein MAPRKGSKNAKTSVAGKPGAGTPAFSRSRKGFTRAASLLNRQIRQAGETRGFAVTRLLTHWSEIAGEEIAAISRPVEVSYGRGGFGATLSLLTTGANAPMLEMQKETLRERVNSVYGYTAISRVRVTQTHATGFAEGRADFTHRKAKPTEAAPDPVIQGQVAEVAAPVGDADLRRALEALGQNVLSKSKRQKRAN, encoded by the coding sequence ATGGCGCCGCGCAAGGGCAGCAAAAACGCAAAGACGTCGGTAGCGGGCAAACCCGGTGCCGGGACGCCAGCGTTTTCGCGGTCGCGCAAGGGGTTCACGCGCGCGGCGAGCCTTCTGAACCGTCAAATCCGCCAAGCGGGCGAGACGCGCGGCTTTGCCGTGACGCGCTTGCTGACCCATTGGAGCGAGATTGCAGGCGAAGAGATTGCCGCGATTTCGCGCCCTGTCGAAGTGTCTTATGGCCGCGGAGGGTTTGGCGCGACGCTGTCGTTGCTGACCACCGGGGCGAATGCGCCGATGTTGGAAATGCAAAAGGAAACGCTGCGCGAGCGGGTGAATTCGGTCTACGGATACACCGCGATTTCGCGGGTGCGTGTGACCCAGACCCACGCCACCGGCTTTGCCGAGGGGCGCGCGGATTTCACCCATCGCAAGGCGAAACCGACAGAAGCCGCCCCCGACCCCGTTATACAAGGGCAGGTGGCCGAAGTTGCCGCCCCCGTGGGAGACGCGGATTTGCGCCGCGCGCTTGAAGCGCTGGGACAGAATGTTTTATCGAAATCAAAACGCCAGAAAAGGGCCAATTGA
- a CDS encoding HpcH/HpaI aldolase/citrate lyase family protein: MPAPINRFKHALSDGKVQIGCWAAFADGYAAEIMATTGFDWLVIDGEHAPNDLQTISQQIGALKHTDTEAVVRLPIGNEWLMKQVLDAGCQTVLVPLVETAEQAAHLARAMRYPPYGIRGMGGSGARATGFNAIPDYVTTANDQVCLLVQVETAAAMDNLDDILKVDGVDGVFIGPADLSADMGHPGNPGHPDVVEAIRTGLGKIAASDKAAGILALNDDVAQNYLKWGAQFLAVGMDVILLVQSARALSGKWKDRIKG, from the coding sequence ATGCCAGCCCCCATCAACCGCTTCAAACACGCCCTCTCGGACGGCAAAGTGCAAATCGGCTGCTGGGCGGCCTTTGCCGATGGTTACGCCGCCGAAATCATGGCCACCACCGGTTTTGACTGGCTTGTGATCGACGGGGAACACGCCCCCAACGACCTGCAAACCATCAGCCAGCAGATCGGCGCGCTCAAACATACCGATACCGAGGCAGTGGTCCGCCTGCCCATCGGCAACGAATGGTTGATGAAGCAGGTGCTCGATGCCGGATGCCAAACCGTGCTCGTGCCGCTGGTCGAAACCGCTGAACAGGCGGCGCATCTTGCGCGCGCCATGCGCTACCCGCCCTATGGCATCCGCGGTATGGGCGGCTCTGGTGCCCGCGCCACCGGCTTCAATGCGATCCCCGATTATGTCACCACCGCCAATGATCAGGTCTGCCTGCTGGTGCAGGTCGAAACCGCCGCCGCGATGGACAACCTTGACGACATTCTCAAGGTTGACGGCGTCGATGGCGTCTTTATCGGCCCGGCTGATCTCTCCGCCGACATGGGCCACCCCGGCAACCCCGGCCACCCCGATGTGGTCGAGGCGATCCGCACCGGCCTTGGCAAAATCGCGGCCTCTGACAAGGCAGCAGGCATCCTCGCGCTGAACGATGACGTCGCCCAGAACTACCTGAAATGGGGGGCACAATTCCTCGCCGTTGGCATGGACGTCATCCTGCTTGTGCAATCCGCCCGCGCACTCAGCGGCAAGTGGAAGGACCGGATCAAAGGTTGA
- a CDS encoding DUF2783 domain-containing protein: protein MSTLTLTPNIDKPDDFYADLLAAHEELSKEESDAFNARLLLVLANHIGDRSVLSAAIEAAKRQA, encoded by the coding sequence ATGAGCACCCTCACCCTTACGCCGAACATCGACAAACCCGATGACTTCTACGCCGACCTTCTCGCCGCTCATGAAGAGCTGAGCAAAGAGGAAAGCGATGCCTTCAACGCCCGGCTCCTGCTTGTGCTGGCCAACCATATCGGCGACCGCAGCGTGCTGTCCGCCGCTATCGAAGCGGCGAAACGTCAGGCCTAA
- a CDS encoding phasin, PhaP: MTKTQDFSAIMKDMMGAFPVDTAAFEKSFKSQASLNEKLTSVALSAAEKSNEISSKWTKDTLAKLSDIAKVKAEPADYAKAVTDFASASAEVAAENMAAFAEIAKKVQMDTVELLMAAGKDVSEEATAAMKKATDDVTTAAKKATAK; this comes from the coding sequence ATGACCAAGACACAAGATTTTTCCGCAATCATGAAAGACATGATGGGCGCATTCCCGGTAGACACCGCTGCTTTTGAAAAATCCTTCAAAAGCCAAGCAAGCCTGAACGAAAAGCTGACTTCGGTTGCTCTTTCGGCTGCTGAGAAATCCAACGAGATTTCGAGCAAATGGACCAAAGACACTTTGGCCAAACTGTCGGACATCGCCAAAGTCAAAGCAGAGCCTGCTGACTATGCAAAAGCCGTAACCGATTTCGCATCGGCCAGCGCCGAAGTTGCTGCTGAAAACATGGCTGCTTTCGCTGAGATCGCCAAAAAAGTCCAAATGGACACCGTTGAGCTGCTTATGGCTGCTGGCAAAGACGTTTCGGAAGAAGCAACTGCCGCCATGAAAAAGGCCACCGACGATGTGACCACCGCAGCCAAAAAAGCGACTGCGAAATAA
- a CDS encoding alkane 1-monooxygenase, producing MITAQDLARPQNALPFWLSLLLIPIAWVGAVLGGWYVLLLPVVTWYLFSALDALLGLNLENADLDTDEDKLTLYKAITTAWVPLQFLTLFGLIWYATHSGHLSTIEKIGLFFGVGVITGTVGINYSHELMHQKNNTERWLGDILLAMVLYSHFRSEHLLVHHRYVGTPRDPVTARYNEGFHRFYPRVLVSSLKSAFRAEREKLAKKDLSWTAPSNPFWRYWGLQGAMLLLALLLGGWSGLFLFLFQAGVAIWQLELVNYVEHYGLTRKHLGDGKYEHVMPHHSWNAAHKASNWLLINLQRHSDHHYKPNRRFPLLQNYGEDQAPQLPYGYPIMTMAAMMPPVWRRVMNPRVRKWRAMYYPEITDWSAYNKARNPMPR from the coding sequence ATGATCACCGCCCAAGACCTCGCCCGCCCGCAAAACGCGCTGCCCTTCTGGCTCTCGCTTCTGCTGATCCCGATCGCTTGGGTCGGGGCCGTTCTGGGCGGTTGGTATGTGCTGCTCTTGCCGGTCGTAACGTGGTATCTCTTCTCGGCCCTCGACGCGCTGCTCGGCCTCAACCTCGAGAACGCCGACCTTGACACCGATGAAGACAAACTCACCCTTTACAAAGCAATTACAACGGCTTGGGTGCCGCTGCAATTCCTGACCCTGTTTGGTCTAATCTGGTATGCGACCCACAGCGGACATCTCTCCACGATTGAGAAAATCGGCCTGTTCTTTGGCGTTGGCGTCATCACCGGCACTGTCGGAATCAACTACTCGCACGAGCTGATGCACCAGAAAAACAATACCGAACGCTGGCTCGGCGACATTCTCCTCGCGATGGTGCTCTATTCGCATTTCCGCTCGGAACACCTGCTGGTGCATCACCGCTATGTCGGCACCCCGCGCGATCCGGTCACCGCGCGCTATAACGAAGGCTTCCACCGCTTTTACCCGCGTGTCCTCGTCTCGTCCCTGAAATCCGCCTTCCGGGCAGAGCGCGAGAAACTGGCCAAGAAAGACCTCTCCTGGACCGCCCCTTCGAACCCCTTCTGGCGTTACTGGGGGCTGCAAGGTGCGATGCTCCTCCTTGCGTTGCTGCTTGGCGGCTGGTCCGGGCTGTTTCTCTTCCTGTTTCAGGCGGGCGTTGCGATCTGGCAGCTCGAATTGGTCAATTACGTCGAACACTATGGGTTGACCCGCAAACACCTGGGCGATGGCAAATATGAACACGTTATGCCGCATCACAGCTGGAACGCAGCGCACAAGGCGTCAAACTGGCTGCTGATCAACCTGCAACGCCACTCCGATCACCACTACAAACCCAACCGCCGCTTTCCGCTCCTGCAAAACTATGGTGAGGATCAAGCGCCCCAGCTGCCCTACGGCTATCCGATCATGACCATGGCGGCGATGATGCCCCCCGTCTGGCGGCGCGTGATGAACCCGCGCGTGCGCAAATGGCGGGCGATGTATTATCCTGAAATCACCGATTGGTCAGCCTATAACAAGGCGCGCAATCCCATGCCGCGCTAA
- the phaZ gene encoding polyhydroxyalkanoate depolymerase: MRNMASYDLMETVRNTNQWLGASTLALASYPIFSMVPNPALQWLAAWGEVTERSFQRMLVKPGWGIRSHTCEDGRDHLVNIETVVSRPFGDLIHFNVVGREPLKRKVLLVAPMSGHYATLLRSTVISLMTDCEVYITDWHNARDIPVSEGKFDIEDYTLYLVDFMKELGPDTHVIAVCQPAPLTLAATAYLAEQGPDAQPSSLTLIGGPIDPDAAATDVTDFGARVTMGQLEHAMIQRVGFKYPGVGRQVYPGLLQLTSFMSMNAERHSKAFQDQIMRVMRGEASDHDPHNRFYDEYLAVMDMTAEFYLSTVERIFKNGEIAKNEFVVDGHKVDIGKITTVAVKTVEGEKDDISAPGQCIAALDLCTGLPDEKKASHVEPGAGHYGIFAGSSWRNNIRPLVIEFIDANSDAPKKAAPKKTAAKKTKPGKAANKNAA; this comes from the coding sequence ATGCGCAACATGGCAAGCTACGACCTTATGGAAACCGTCCGTAATACTAATCAATGGTTGGGGGCCTCCACCCTTGCTCTTGCATCCTACCCGATCTTCTCGATGGTGCCAAACCCTGCGCTGCAATGGCTCGCTGCTTGGGGCGAAGTGACCGAACGCTCGTTTCAACGTATGCTGGTCAAACCCGGCTGGGGCATCCGCTCGCACACTTGCGAAGACGGCAGGGACCACCTCGTCAACATCGAAACTGTTGTCTCCCGCCCCTTTGGTGACCTCATCCACTTCAACGTCGTAGGTCGCGAACCCCTCAAGCGCAAAGTGCTTCTTGTCGCACCTATGTCCGGGCATTACGCCACGCTGCTGCGCTCCACCGTTATCTCGCTGATGACCGATTGCGAAGTCTACATCACTGATTGGCATAACGCGCGCGACATTCCCGTTTCCGAAGGCAAGTTCGATATCGAGGATTACACCCTCTACCTTGTCGATTTCATGAAAGAGCTCGGCCCCGACACCCATGTGATCGCCGTGTGCCAGCCCGCGCCGCTGACCCTTGCGGCCACCGCCTATCTGGCTGAACAGGGCCCTGATGCGCAGCCAAGCTCGCTCACCCTGATTGGTGGCCCGATTGACCCCGATGCCGCCGCCACCGATGTGACCGACTTCGGCGCCCGCGTCACCATGGGTCAGCTCGAGCATGCCATGATCCAGCGTGTCGGCTTCAAATACCCCGGCGTCGGCCGTCAGGTCTATCCCGGCCTGCTTCAGCTCACCTCCTTCATGTCGATGAACGCCGAGCGTCACTCAAAAGCGTTCCAGGATCAGATCATGCGCGTCATGCGCGGCGAAGCCAGCGATCATGACCCGCACAACCGCTTTTACGACGAATATCTCGCCGTGATGGATATGACGGCCGAATTCTACCTCTCGACCGTGGAACGTATCTTCAAAAACGGTGAGATCGCCAAAAACGAATTCGTCGTTGATGGCCACAAAGTCGACATCGGCAAAATCACCACTGTCGCGGTCAAAACCGTCGAAGGCGAAAAAGATGACATCTCGGCCCCCGGCCAATGTATCGCAGCACTTGATCTCTGCACCGGCCTCCCGGATGAGAAAAAAGCGAGCCACGTCGAACCCGGCGCAGGCCACTACGGCATCTTTGCCGGCTCAAGCTGGCGCAACAACATCCGCCCGCTGGTGATTGAGTTCATCGACGCCAACTCGGATGCGCCCAAAAAAGCGGCCCCCAAGAAAACAGCCGCGAAAAAGACCAAGCCGGGCAAAGCCGCAAACAAAAACGCCGCCTGA
- a CDS encoding pyridoxal-dependent decarboxylase, whose product MRWSDFPKWGKWAADWAANYHATLRDRPVRAQTKPGEIAAQLPLAPPDAPQPIEDILKDFENIVMPGMTHWQHPRFFAYFPSNASPAAVLADNLIAATAAQCMLWQTSPAATEMETRMMDWLRQGLGLPTGFHGVIQDSASSATLAAVLTMRERALNWDGNTAGLPGQLTLRVYASAEVHTSIDRAIWISGIGADNLVRIPTTGPTRGMDPRALNEAIERDLAAGFIPAGIIACTGGTGTGACDDIAAVMDVAEAHDLYTHVDAAWAGSAMICPEYRTLWAGVERADSVVLNPHKWLGTQFDLSAHFIRSPEDLTRTLAIQPEYLKTHGADGIINYSEWSIPLGRRFRALKLWFLMRAYGLDGLRSMLRNHVNWTHALAENIRAHPDFEIVTEPVLALFTFRFAPDGAADLDALNLDLINKINDDGRIYLTQTRTDDKFVIRFTAGQFDATQADIETAKEVIFEIAATLKD is encoded by the coding sequence ATGCGCTGGAGCGATTTTCCGAAATGGGGCAAATGGGCCGCCGACTGGGCCGCAAACTATCACGCCACCCTGCGTGACCGGCCCGTGCGCGCTCAAACCAAACCGGGCGAGATCGCCGCCCAATTGCCCCTCGCCCCGCCCGACGCGCCCCAGCCGATCGAAGACATCCTCAAAGACTTCGAAAACATCGTCATGCCCGGCATGACCCATTGGCAGCACCCGCGCTTCTTTGCCTATTTCCCGTCCAACGCCTCGCCTGCGGCGGTGCTGGCCGATAACCTGATCGCGGCCACGGCGGCGCAATGTATGCTCTGGCAAACGTCCCCGGCGGCCACCGAAATGGAAACCCGCATGATGGACTGGCTGCGCCAAGGCCTCGGCCTGCCAACGGGCTTCCACGGCGTTATCCAAGACAGCGCCTCCTCCGCCACCCTTGCCGCCGTTCTGACAATGCGCGAACGCGCGCTCAATTGGGACGGCAACACAGCGGGCCTGCCGGGGCAACTGACCTTGCGCGTCTATGCCAGCGCCGAAGTGCACACCTCCATCGACCGCGCCATCTGGATTTCCGGGATCGGCGCCGACAACCTCGTGCGCATCCCCACCACCGGCCCAACCCGTGGCATGGACCCCCGCGCTCTTAACGAAGCGATCGAACGTGACCTCGCCGCCGGATTTATCCCCGCCGGGATCATCGCCTGTACCGGCGGCACCGGCACCGGCGCTTGTGATGACATCGCCGCCGTGATGGACGTGGCCGAGGCGCATGACCTCTACACCCATGTCGATGCCGCTTGGGCTGGCTCGGCGATGATCTGCCCGGAATACCGCACGCTTTGGGCCGGGGTCGAGCGCGCCGACAGCGTCGTGCTGAACCCGCATAAATGGCTCGGCACCCAATTCGACCTCTCCGCCCACTTCATCCGCTCGCCCGAGGATCTGACCCGCACGCTGGCGATCCAGCCGGAATACCTCAAAACCCACGGGGCGGATGGCATCATTAACTATTCCGAATGGTCGATCCCGCTTGGCCGCCGCTTCCGCGCACTGAAACTCTGGTTCCTGATGCGCGCCTACGGGCTCGACGGGCTGCGCAGCATGCTGCGCAACCATGTAAACTGGACCCATGCGCTCGCTGAAAACATCCGCGCCCACCCTGATTTTGAAATCGTGACCGAGCCTGTTCTCGCCCTTTTCACCTTCCGCTTCGCGCCCGACGGCGCCGCCGACCTTGACGCGCTCAACCTTGATCTGATCAATAAAATCAACGATGACGGCCGCATCTACCTGACCCAAACCCGCACCGACGACAAATTCGTCATCCGCTTCACCGCTGGTCAGTTTGACGCCACCCAAGCCGACATCGAAACCGCCAAAGAGGTGATCTTCGAAATCGCCGCAACCCTAAAGGACTAA
- a CDS encoding A/G-specific adenine glycosylase: MRGKRSQPSDHAATLLGWYDVHARTLPWRLSPADQARGLRPDPYAVWLSEVMLQQTTVAAVKTYFERFTYLWPDVHALASARDEDVMAEWAGLGYYARARNLLKCAREVAALGGFPDTRDDLLKLPGIGPYTAAAISAIAFDRAETVVDGNVERVMARLHDIETPLPAAKPELTALAADLTPDQRPGDYAQAVMDLGATICTPKNPACGICPWSAPCLARTRGTAPVLPRKTPKKPKPTRLGIAYVARRADGAWLMERRPDKGLLGGMLGWPGGTWGDTPADLPPITADWVNLSEEARHTFTHFHLRLAIRVARLPLDASPSTGQFIENREFRRSDLPTVMRKVYDLAQSALPPPGAS; this comes from the coding sequence GTGAGAGGCAAACGCAGCCAACCGTCGGATCACGCCGCCACGCTTCTGGGCTGGTATGATGTCCACGCCCGCACCCTGCCCTGGCGGCTAAGCCCGGCTGATCAAGCGCGCGGACTCCGCCCCGATCCTTATGCCGTCTGGCTCTCCGAAGTGATGCTGCAACAAACCACCGTGGCCGCCGTTAAAACCTATTTCGAGCGGTTCACCTACCTCTGGCCCGACGTGCACGCCCTCGCCTCCGCCCGTGATGAGGATGTCATGGCCGAATGGGCCGGGCTTGGCTATTACGCCCGTGCGCGTAACCTGTTGAAATGTGCGCGCGAGGTCGCAGCCCTTGGCGGGTTTCCCGACACCCGCGATGACCTGTTAAAACTTCCCGGCATCGGCCCCTATACCGCCGCCGCCATCTCGGCGATTGCGTTTGATCGTGCCGAAACCGTGGTTGATGGCAATGTCGAACGGGTCATGGCCCGCCTCCATGACATCGAAACACCCCTGCCCGCCGCCAAGCCCGAGCTCACGGCGCTGGCCGCTGACCTCACGCCTGATCAACGCCCCGGTGATTACGCGCAGGCCGTGATGGACCTCGGCGCCACCATCTGCACGCCGAAAAATCCTGCCTGCGGTATCTGCCCGTGGTCCGCTCCCTGCCTCGCCCGCACCCGTGGCACGGCCCCCGTCCTCCCGCGCAAGACGCCGAAAAAACCCAAACCCACAAGGCTCGGCATCGCCTATGTCGCCCGCCGCGCCGATGGCGCGTGGCTGATGGAGCGCCGCCCGGACAAGGGCCTCTTGGGCGGCATGCTCGGCTGGCCCGGTGGCACATGGGGCGACACACCCGCCGACCTGCCCCCCATAACTGCCGACTGGGTGAACCTCAGCGAAGAAGCCCGCCACACCTTCACCCATTTTCACCTGCGCCTTGCCATCCGCGTGGCCCGCCTGCCGCTTGATGCCTCCCCGAGCACCGGGCAGTTCATCGAAAACCGTGAATTCCGGCGATCCGACCTGCCAACCGTCATGCGAAAGGTATATGATCTCGCTCAAAGCGCCCTGCCACCGCCCGGCGCATCCTGA